In Toxoplasma gondii ME49 chromosome VIII, whole genome shotgun sequence, a single genomic region encodes these proteins:
- a CDS encoding hypothetical protein (encoded by transcript TGME49_268240), translating to MAAASRLSVPPSLFSSALAEASSFASPPPSPPSPPSYSSASCSDCVFSPPPLFTPEFLPPWFDKNLREAALAALPCCRACCSCSTASLRPVEKGSPSAGEVSPSCAASRLSPASSGSFSSLVFPSASFSREQEPASPSQAEDLEEHGEEGEGEGEKEDEEKEDEEARDEGRRVASVSGCEEEQGDFGNEEAYREKSRKRKARTSGLTPFLRRMRLSADLASSPLARAETSELEVPPSKGPFVLGEAALLSDSEATLGVNPRRPHARRSLPASSFIASQQRLAFPRGTVRGDTLTLKPACTSEERDIPLGTLAKPRRLSQPEHHLTPSASSPCSSLRRSSAPSWPSLSSASSCSRASSLRFSPSAPGVSSLPRSEPDRAGRAGTPVGERGYSRERALKRGDRGPGREFVRGSEGAAKFGTCACGCLGCLSFSKGRHASSRVSLAPCCAPSQTVNPEAGASRDLSAKAPGPSGPRPTVCRVPTAQGVAGAAAALQRRASSLSTGACAELQTEAALLQSPSSGARKEESEQGGEAADRDDAERTEAERTEAERTEEARRRAGAEEPGKREAKTGTGSAFEARALCMHQRSALETQIHSLQRLIWEFAFDPRDWPRLRQVDRAGRSFAETASRASLRLLRHCPAPTASPGVSRAFSRLGHLLPDLLLDCTMSDFLDPSSSAPVSLSASGDTHPARLLAVSPPLSPSLAGSRGPEGAFGASCDSARKARDPGSHCRQAEAPCLQNLSPLESGCGEWSVWLFDSQAQPPLRRLPAGAAAALGARSAGGLAQALAGAAETLEVCGEWVDYAEGTILLWGRREGAEAPTGSQFPVAEPEGRTKTSLETETREESDLSRSSKEKTGTSERFLPPPASPTSLEVASTGQDMSAVPSSSASAFSSSADSSLSSDLFREAQTFFQARYRQLLVDALHKQTLLGRERKSARNSLPGRFFEAAIAEVLAASPSSPHHAGRSRVSPLSPAQSLASATQATRSLQAFQTQTIPFLSDQTNTFLFDIVWARPRSGDRGIWGDFRPAGLGAESFGFFGSPLPSEGLRGGRESNADWPSAFSAHAGSILQEPSGWKRPSSAAGPRLANCPVSPSSFAVSASRAPAASLESRPPLASAGPRWNNPGTAPRVGGGLIVVYRRFADWVEALCHRRLWGFLFVAFSRGLEAAHAFVDLYDSTGRPPSWEGYLSGPPSTSRWRPCSHGSCALSAPRELPPLLLADPASSLSAPERFGLSPRCWRLSESVGSRGDSALAPVWRGRPLLQLRGDSAAPGALRGVLFERIWAASFLCHLRRRGDSQQGSWIPSGSVLLSSSPAHSAGPRNTRTSRVARLGLEVGPAKGERESRGSRQDEGSDVRGRFFRGRQTGDSRIHMGVYEGHDGNEFGEEREQDACDFSASPRSEGGSLWVRLPPEHLSLSPRAPPAPRLFSAFQKAMEARKSEGASGPRPSRPSLLDLEETAEEVTRDLCLDLRRTGRFRVSSQSPARFQSPRVEQQQEHASVHGGAAAPARGPHTGLSPPRAGRVSFLFSPSEPAPWRLSGRTRLTLPRDDQDSLLPVSPSVCFSADDQADDESDDRGPDSDRSAASGRLLLAAPGQPRAGKRMQTPPSPQEGRRSGQLAVSYPSRARQSSGGFSAQFRLAPRRRDDRRGSQGPRARRSSDPVFLSFFSPSPAGAPSGDEETEDAGEPGADGTGLRLSLSAPPRRRSTSSGWRLGREVETGGPGARGERRLRRAGLQFSMQFSTPAALHPMHARVAGPGAWRRRAAGPRLSGGVSLCTHREAWEAACEQAREPTGLAEERERHVGRKERETGSAGQHSAKDTKVLSGVETTLPASWGAAKEPCPTTTTASSSFSSEFSSPSISSAAVRSAGPSSLLPCLSPALVAAPAPLALGALSPFASREETETEAPARRVQSASLSASPFECLSPWGVREEGASEDDGVRPKRGRRNSGLSPLLQRLSLHGEPPTEAEARRAAAKAAREDEEREGKREEGQETRRSPQTRHSSPGALSPRNGRPSDGETGRDLATEATAFGSSRASLEQTLACCPCTVSSLAAPRSSAVALSHETKPGGTGDPPRANTPPEGAARPSRQAEEAASLSSLSPTSGRSSSSCVSSSSPFSLKRSGGHRKASLAASPVSSSRASRRPCNGSRHGACASLLGDADLGSAAVSAAGNPPGSASTSTSSHQTGCGHRAVSQSHRKRKAETPEGREQGSGDSEGGAREAKQVRKASTSNLRMPTGRAKARLGPRSVSRRRAELERHQRQKKEKVDSEE from the exons ATGGCAgctgcctctcgcctctccgtaCCTCCgagtcttttctcttctgctctcgctgaagcttcttccttcgcctcgcctcctccttctcctccttctcctccctcctattcttctgcgtcctgctcggactgtgtcttctcgcctcctcctctaTTCACCCCAGAGTTTCTGCCGCCGTGGTTCGACAAGAACCTCCGGGAGGCCGCGCTGGCGGCTCTGCCCTGCTGTCGCGCCTGCTGCTCCTGCTCGACGGCGTCGCTGCGGCCGGTGGAAAAAGGGTCTCCGTCAGCTGGGGAAGTATCTCCTTCCTGCGCCGCCTCCCGCCTTTCCCCGGCGTCGTCCGGtagtttctcgtctcttgtcttcccctccgcttccttctcaAGAGAGCAGGAGCCAGCCAGCCCAAGTCAGGCGGAAGACCTCGAGGagcacggagaagaaggagaaggagaaggagagaaagaggacgaagagaaagaggacgaagaggcgcgTGACGAAGGCCGGCGCGtagcctctgtctccggatgcgaagaagagcagggagATTTCGGCAACGAGGAAGCCTACAGAGAGAAGTCAAGGAAGCGAAAG gCTCGCACATCGGGACTCACGCCTTTTCTCcgccgcatgcgcctctcGGCGGActtggcttcttctcccctcgccCGAGCAGAGACTTCCGAACTCGAGGTTCCCCCGTCGAAAGGCCCTTTTGTCCTCGGAGAAgcggcgcttctctccgacAGCGAGGCGACTCTGGGCGTCAACCCAAGGCGACCGCATGCCCGTCGATCTTTgcctgcttcgtctttcATCGCTTCTCAGCAACGCCTTGCGTTTCCGCGAGGGACTGTGAGGGGCGACACTCTGACGCTCAAACCGGCCTGCaccagcgaagagagagacattcCCCTCGGCACTCTGGCAAAGCCGCGTCGCCTCTCACAACCGGAGCATCACCTCACtccttccgcctcttctccttgttcttctctgcgtcgttcctctgctccttcttggccttctctctcttctgcgagTAGCTGTTCtcgtgcgtcttctctgcgtttctctccgtctgctccAGGCGTTTCGAGCCTGCCGCGTTCCGAGCCAGACCGCGCAGGAAGAGCCGGAACGCCCGTGGGTGAGAGGGGATactcgcgagagagagcgctgaagcgcggagacagaggcccAGGCAGAGAGTTTGTACGCGGCTCCGAGGGAGCGGCGAAGTTTGGGACCTGCGCCTGCGGCTGTCTCGGGTGCTTGTCTTTCTCGAAGGGAAGACATGCATCCAGTCGAGTCTCTCTTGCGCCTTGCTGCGCTCCTTCGCAAACCGTGAATCCTGAAGCCGGTGCCAGCCGCGACCTCTCAGCCAAGGCGCCTGGGCCTTCTGGCCCGCGCCCGACCGTCTGTAGAGTCCCCACCGCGCAGGGAGTTGCCGGAGCTGCCGCGGCTCTCCAGCGTCGAGCCTCTTCGCTCAGCACTGGCGCCTGTGCGGAGTTGCAGACAGAGGCTGCTCTGCTGCAGTCTCCGTCGTCTGGagcaaggaaagaagaaagcgaacaaGGAGGGGAGGCagccgacagagacgacgcggaACGGACTGAAGCAGAACGGACTGAAGCAGAACGgactgaagaagcgaggagaagggcaGGAGCCGAAGAGccaggaaaaagagaggcgaagacgggGACGGGGAGCGCGTTTGAGGCTCGGgctctttgcatgcatcaaaGAAGCGCACTGGAAACGCAGATCCActctctccagagactcATTTGGGAGTTCGCCTTCGACCCGCGGGACTGGCCGCGCCTGCGGCAGGTCGACCGAGCGGGACGGTCCTTCGCAGAAACA GCGTCCAGAGcatctcttcgcctccttcggcACTGTCCTGCTCCGACAGCCTCGCCAGGTGTTTCTCGCgctttctcgcgcctcgGACATCTGCTTCCCGACCTGCTCCTCGACTGCACTATGAGCGACTTCCTCgatccttcttcctctgcgcctgtctcgctttctgccTCTGGAGACACCCACCCCGCAAggctcctcgccgtctcgcccccgctgtctccttcgcttgcCGGCTCCCGCGGCCCTGAAGGGGCCTTCGGAGCGAGCTGCGACTCCGCCCGGAAAGCTCGCGACCCTGGGTCTCACTGCCGGCAGGCTGAGGCCCCCTGTCTCCAAaacctgtctcctctcgagaGCGGCTGTGGGGAGTGGTCCGTCTGGCTCTTTGACAGCCAGGCGCAGCCGCCGCTGCGGCGCCTGCCCGCGGGCGCCGCCGCGGCGCTTGGAGCCCGAAGCGCGGGGGGACTTGCGCAGGCGCTCGCCGGCGCCGCGGAGACCCTCGAGGTCTGTGGGGAGTGGGTCGACTACGCGGAGGGCACAATTCTTCTGTGgggcaggcgagaaggagcgGAGGCGCCGACAGGGAGCCAGTTCCCTGTCGCAGAGCCCGAGGGTCGAACGAAGACATCAttggagacggagacgcgagaggagagtgACCTGTCGCGGAgctcgaaagagaagacgggaaCCTCTGAGCGGTTTCTACCTCCTCCAGCTTCCCCTACATCTCTGGAGGTCGCGTCGACTGGTCAAGACATGAGCGcagttccttcgtcttctgcctcggccTTCAGTTCCTCTGCAGACTCTTCATTGTCTTCCGATCTCTTCCGAGAGGCACAGACTTTCTTTCAGGCGCGATACCGCCAGCTGCTGGTGGACGCGCTGCACAAGCAGACGCTGTTGGGCAGGGAGAGGAAGTCGGCGAGAAACTCGCTGCCCGGTCGGTTTTTCGAGGCCGCGATAGCAGAGGTCCTGGCcgcctcgccgtcgtctcctcACCACGCAGGGCGCTCGCGCGTCTcgcccctctctcctgcccAGTCGCTCGCCTCCGCGACGCAGGCGACCCGAAGTCTCCAGGCGTTCCAGACGCAGACGATTCCTTTCCTTTCCGATCAAACGAATACGTTTCTGTTCGATATCGTCTGGGCTCGTCCGCGCTCCGGCGACCGAGGGATCTGGGGCGACTTCCGGCCTGCGGGTCTCGGGGCTGAGAGCTTCGGCTTTTTCGGATCACCACTGCCTTCCGAGGGGCTGCGCGGTGGTCGAGAAAGCAACGCAGATTGgccctctgcgttctctgctCACGCGGGGAGCATCCTGCAGGAGCCGAGTGGATGGAAACGCCCTTCGTCTGCCGCAGGACCTCGACTTGCGAACTGCCCAGTCTCGCCATCTTCgtttgctgtctccgcgtctcgtGCGCCTGCCGCTTCTCTGGAGTCGCGGCCTCCGCTGGCTTCTGCTGGCCCTCGCTGGAACAATCCGGGCACCGCCCCGAGGGTGGGGGGCGGCCTGATCGTCGTTTACCGGCGCTTCGCCGACTGGGTAGAAGCTCTGTGCCACAGGCGCTTGTGGGGgtttctcttcgttgccTTTTCGCGGGGACTCGAGGccgcgcatgcgtttgttGATCTATACGACTCCACAGGCCGGCCCCCGTCCTGGGAGGGCTACCTCTCAGGCCCCCCCTCCACCTCACGTTGGAGACCTTGTTCCCACGGCTCCTGCGCCCTCTCTGCGCCGCGCGaactgcctcctcttcttctcgccgaccccgcttcttctctctctgcgcctgaGCGCTTTGGGCTGAGTCCCCGCTGCTGGCGCCTTTCCGAAAGTGTGGGGtcgcgcggagacagcgcacTCGCTCCCGTCTGGCGTGGGCGcccgctgctgcagctgcgaggagacagtgcagCTCCCGGGGCCTTGCGAGGCGTCCTCTTCGAACGCATATGGGCGGCAAGCTTCTTGTGTCACCTGCGGCGACGGGGGGACTCTCAGCAGGGCTCGTGGATTCCAAGCggctctgttcttctctcttcttcgccggcgCATTCCGCCGGTCCTCGGAATACTCGAACGTCTCGAGTTGCGCGCCTTGGCCTGGAAGTCGGGCCtgcgaaaggcgagagagagagcagaggaagcagacaggaCGAAGGGAGCGACGTCCGTGGGCGCTTTTTTCGAGGCAGACAAACCGGAGACTCTCGCATCCACATGGGGGTCTACGAGGGTCACGATGGCAACGAGTtcggcgaagagagagaacaagatgCATGCGATTTTTCCGCATCTCCTCGCTCGGAAGGCGGATCTCTGTGGGTCCGGCTGCCTCCGGAGCacctctcgctttcccccCGGGCACCCCCAGCgccgcgcctcttctctgcgttccaAAAGGCGATGGAAGCCAGGAAAAGCGAGGGCGCCTCTGGACCCCGTCCGTCGCGGCCGAGCCTCCTCGatctggaggagacagctgaggaAGTGACCCGCGATTTGTGTTTGGATCTGAGAAGAACCGGgcgtttccgcgtctccagCCAGTCTCCTGCGCGCTTCCAGTCCCCCCGCGTGGAGCAACAGCAGGAGCATGCGTCGGTCCACGGAGGCGCCGCGGCGCCGGCCCGAGGGCCCCACACCGGTCTGTCCCCACCTCGAGCCGGCCgagtctcttttctgttctctccgtcgGAGCCTGCGCCCTGGCGCCTCTCGGGCCGGACGCGTCTCACTCTCCCTAGGGACGACCAGGACAGTCTCCTCCcggtctctccgtctgtctgcttctctgccgaCGACCAGGCAGACGACGAGTCAGACGACAGAGGTCCCGACTCGGACCGGTCTGCGGCCTCCGGGCGGCTCCTCCTGGCGGCACCTGGCCAGCCTCGCGCCGGCAAGCGGATGCAGACCCCACCCTCGCCGCAGGAGGGGCGCCGGTCTGGCcagctcgctgtctcctACCCCAGTCGGGCGCGGCAGTCCAGCGGGGGCTTCTCCGCTCAGTTTCGCCTCGCGCCTCGGCGACGCGACGACCGCCGCGGCTCCCAGGGCCCCAGAGCGCGACGGTCGTCGGAccctgttttcctctcgttcttctcgccctcgccaGCCGGAGCCCCcagcggagacgaggagacagaggacgcaGGCGAGCCTGGCGCCGATGGGACTGGGCTGCGGCTCTCCCTCTCGGCGCCCCCGCGCCGCAGAAGTACAAGCAGCGGGTGGCGGCTGGGGCGCgaagtggagacaggcggTCCGGGGGCGCGGGGCGAACGGAGACTGCGCCGCGCGGGCCTGCAGTTCAGCATGCAGTTCAGCACGCCTGCAGCGCTCCAtccgatgcatgcgcgggtCGCAGGCCCAGGGGCCTGGAGGCGCAGGGCGGCAGGTCCTCGCCTGAGCGGTGGTGTCTCCCTCTGCACTCACCGGGAAGCCTGGGAGGCCGCTTGCGAGCAGGCAAGAGAGCCCACGGGCCtggcagaggagagagagagacacgtaggaagaaaagaacgagaaacaggTTCGGCTGGACAGCACTCGGCGAAGGATACTAAAGTCCTGTCAGGCGTAGAGACGactctgcctgcctcttgGGGCGCTGCCAAAGAGCCCTGCCCCACAACGACcaccgcttcttcttcattctcTTCGGAgttctcctcgccgtccATTTCTTCGGCTGCAGTTCGATCTGCAgggccttcctcgcttctgccctgtctctcgccgGCCCTCGTCGCCGCGCCGGCCCCTCTAGCCCTCggcgctctgtctccgttcgcgagtcgcgaggagacagaaacagaggctcCGGCGCGACGCGTGCAGAGTGCGAgcctctccgcgtctcccttcGAGTGTCTCTCCCCGTGGGGagtgcgagaagaaggcgcgagcgaagacgacggagtGAGACCGAAACGCGGCCGCAGAAACAGCGGCCTCTCACCGCTCCTGCAGCGCCTCAGCCTCCATGGCGAACCACCCACCGAGGCCGAGGCCCGGCGAGCGGCCGCGAAAGCGGCTCGCGAGgatgaagagcgagaaggaaagcgcgAAGAGGGCCAGGAGACTCGCAGGTCTCCCCAGACGCGCCACAGCAGCCCGGGTGCCTTGAGCCCTCGCAACGGCCGCCCTTCAGATGGAGAAACCGGAAGGGACCtggcgacagaggcgaccGCTTTTGGCTCCTCTCGTGCCTCTCTCGAGCAGACGCTCGCTTGTTGTCCCTGCACAGTCTCCTCCTTGGCTgcgcctcgttcttctgcggTCGCTCTGTCGCATGAAACCAAACCAGGAGGGACCGGAGACCCCCCACGGGCTAACACGCCCCCGGAAGGAGCCGCGCGTCCTTCCAGGCAAGCTGAAgaggctgcgtctctctcgtcgctgtctccaacCTCCGGTAGATCTTCGTCGtcttgtgtctcctcgtcgtctcctttctctctgaagcGCTCAGGGGGGCACCGAAAGGCGTCGCTTGccgcgtcgcctgtctcctcatctcgcgcgtctcgccGCCCATGCAACGGCTCGAGACACGGCGCGTGCGCGTCCTTGCTGGGCGACGCAGACCTTGGTTCTGCtgccgtctctgctgctggaAATCCCCCCGGCTCGGCTTCCACCTCGACGTCGAGCCACCAGACAGGCTGCGGGCATCGCGCGGTCTCTCAGAGTCACCGAAAgcgaaaggcagagacacccgagggAAGGGAGCagggaagcggagacagtgaAGGCGGCGCcagggaggcgaagcaggtGCGAAAGGCCTCGACCAGCAACCTGAGGATGCCCACCGGACGCGCAAAGGCGCGACTTGGCCCCAGGTCTGTCAGCCGCCGTCGAGCTGAGCTCGAGCGCCaccagaggcagaagaaggagaaagtaGACTCCGAAGAATAG
- a CDS encoding hypothetical protein (encoded by transcript TGME49_268230), with the protein MRASPVRGLNSSAPGRASTPSQCGACASSAPTACFLAPPSCLPFFFSCTFLLRIWCISIDLCLPTVEPSPRWNREPLCVVTFASCPSTVSRCPQVEVEPVSVVCADGSAPSASFADAGEQPFMRCLREEFEPSVALCSEGFDLHAATSRCVTTVKEAPGWTCPTGYRLPEHELPAQSAKEVVAPHLGSRKGDSPSPVVVGPPLPRVQAGFCERLEYAEVQFVCPVGFGREKDKKAKEWVCVAQKAVPATHLCDSGFFLEGDACVMHLTMAPSLVDQDGRPFPCVTRGDGSNSCGHAADWQGSLGVERETAKKHGKR; encoded by the exons ATGCGTGCCTCCCCTGTGCGAGGTCTGAACTCTTCAGCACCGGGACGGGCGTCGACGCCATCTCAGTGTGGCGCTTGTGCCTCCTCTGCGCCCACCGCCTGCTTTCTGGCCCCTCCCAGTTGTCTgccgttcttcttttcatgcactttccttctccgcatTTGGTGCATCTCCATCGACTTGTGTCTGCCTACCGTCGAGCCGTCCCCCAGATGGAACCGCGAACCCCTCTGCGTTGTGACATTCGCCTCCTGTCCGTCCACCGTGTCGCGTTGCCCCCAGGTGGAGGTGGAGCCGGTCTCCGTGGTCTGCGCCGACggctctgcgccttctgcctcctttGCGGACGCGGGAGAGCAGCCGTTCATGCGTTGCCTGCGCGAAGAGTTCGAGCCGAGTGTCGCGCTCTGCAGCGAAGGCTTTGATCTACACGCGGCAACAAGCCGGTGCGTGACGACGGTGAAGGAGGCCCCTGGGTGGACTTGTCCAACGGGATATCGTTTACCTGAGCACGAGTTGCCGGCCCAGAGCGCGAAAGAGGTCGTCGCTCCACACCTCGGCTcgcgaaaaggagacagtccgTCCCCCGTCGTCGTCGGCCCGCCACTGCCCCGCGTCCAGGCCGGCTTCTGCGAGCGTCTGGAGTACGCCGAAGTCCAGTTCGTCTGTCCTGTTGGAttcggaagagaaaaagacaagaaagccAAGGAGTGGGTATGCGTCGCCCAGAAAGCCGTCCCCGCCACGCACCTTTGCGACTCG GGATTCTTCCTTgaaggcgacgcatgcgtcaTGCATTTGACGATGGCGCCCTCTCTCGTGGACCAAGACGGCAGGCCATTCCCCTGCGTAACTCGAGGCGACGGCTCCAACTCGTGTGGGCATGCAGCCGACTGGCAGGGCTCTTTGGGCGTGGAAAGGGAGACTGCGAAGAAGCATGGAAAGCGGTAA